The Porphyrobacter sp. HT-58-2 genome has a window encoding:
- a CDS encoding ArdC family protein encodes MAYRKGQSGSVSPAARITQEIITRLEAGTKPWIKPWRGVPVSRPLRACGIPYRGMNVFWLWMVADMCGYASPFWMTYNQAKSLGAQVRKGEKSTIAIFYKSYTKEVEAPDTGEKTDEARRVLKAYPVFNADQVEGLPERFHPAATLELVEPEGREAELDAFFAAIPVNLRHQGCEAYYEPTADRVTMPPTSLFDGFDHYYATLAHELSHWTGHASRLGRDLKNRFGTAAYAAEELVAELSSAMLGAELGLPVTHLDNHASYIEHWLRLLKVDDRAILTAAAKAEEASSLLLKLGGRVTPEQSDDASDDAALAA; translated from the coding sequence ATGGCCTATCGCAAGGGGCAAAGCGGCAGCGTGTCGCCCGCTGCCCGCATCACCCAGGAAATCATCACCCGTCTGGAAGCCGGCACCAAGCCATGGATCAAGCCATGGCGCGGTGTGCCCGTTTCGCGGCCCCTGCGAGCCTGCGGGATCCCGTACCGCGGCATGAATGTGTTCTGGCTGTGGATGGTCGCCGACATGTGCGGCTATGCCTCGCCGTTCTGGATGACCTACAACCAGGCCAAATCGCTGGGCGCCCAGGTCCGCAAGGGCGAAAAGTCGACCATAGCGATCTTCTACAAGAGCTACACCAAGGAGGTGGAAGCTCCCGATACCGGCGAAAAGACCGACGAAGCCCGCCGGGTGCTGAAAGCCTATCCGGTCTTCAATGCTGATCAGGTCGAAGGCCTGCCCGAGCGCTTCCATCCGGCTGCTACGCTGGAACTGGTCGAGCCTGAAGGGCGTGAGGCCGAACTCGACGCCTTCTTCGCTGCCATCCCTGTCAATCTGCGCCATCAGGGCTGCGAGGCGTACTATGAGCCGACGGCTGACCGCGTCACCATGCCGCCGACGAGCCTGTTCGACGGCTTCGATCATTACTACGCCACGCTCGCCCACGAGCTGTCGCACTGGACCGGACATGCCAGCCGTTTGGGCCGTGATCTCAAGAACCGCTTCGGCACAGCGGCCTATGCTGCAGAGGAACTGGTCGCCGAGCTCTCAAGCGCCATGCTGGGCGCAGAGCTAGGGCTGCCGGTCACGCATCTCGACAACCATGCGAGCTACATCGAGCACTGGCTACGGCTCCTGAAGGTTGACGACCGCGCCATTCTGACCGCTGCCGCCAAGGCCGAAGAAGCCTCGAGCCTGCTGCTGAAGCTCGGCGGAAGGGTCACGCCCGAACAGTCTGACGATGCGTCGGACGACGCTGCGCTCGCGGCCTGA
- a CDS encoding fimbria/pilus outer membrane usher protein: MFEGKQLAPVTTQFNIIELRAIEAESLELALGSKMGAAERALLKREAGNFLTMARLQELGIIATYDPARLTLNLALAPEKLVADIVQSVDDRRDASAVRGLGDDPRLTRDLLGSVRIERGSGEGSLPFGHLADFAGRLQPIFALRRQIESRDRTDTSQVETDASTASTTQAKAEPKVPEVPEVTAPVPAVPPAPAVPAAAATSSSSGMAGEAAPVVATPDQQTPQASRITIYPLLEGNRLGLVTAELTITELRAIEAGSLERALGDRLAAAPRTALKRETGSFLPVARLKELGISATYDPANLTITLALAPEAVGPQTFTFTGNVDLGAAERVLPADLAFGVTGNLIGSHDFSDPQSDTRLLYNFAGFLNIGGRERGGYLLFGGLVDFAERAPRRFVRDRLVAFKDFEGPTVRVAAGDLVAGLPLIAGEADVAGISIERRYDALQPLRNIRPTGRRQFVLERPARIEIYANGALVQALEVNAGPVDLNRIPALSLSTNIAIIVEDATGRREIDSFTLANDIELLAAGLSEFNVTAGVMRKPSANGFAYSATPLLTGQFARGFSDVVTAGGHFALMDHYQNFGLTFASLAPGGALFLGGSASHDRTTSDLGYAVSLAYRGDPLRLSDLDSQLNFRLDWRSASYRRLSQTILRDPVKLDIALDYRLNLTERVAVSLGGNYLENHTQGPATRAVFGGVQVAMGRLLASATARYADIGGRTDKGLLATLTIPLGRNHFSTASYDSVTRQARFEARRLRDITVPEFDYGIVAEHSPLFDRLTGQARFANSRFNLDVEMVGTRGAADGGTRDQNAVNFRLQSGFAFADGQLGIGRNPGRGFVMIDRHASLKDARVEVETSGVGRRAGQSNGLGPAVISQLSGYRPDNIRVSVLGAPPGYDIGPGEYLSDPGALSGVKVTVGSDAYRSALVTFVMPDGSPVKLTDGLVRNLATGETSGVFTNASGRAVLSKLVEGQYRVELRGGDLLFELTVDKSAPAIIRLGTQTMEVAP; encoded by the coding sequence ATGTTCGAGGGCAAGCAGCTGGCGCCGGTCACCACCCAATTCAACATCATCGAGCTGCGCGCGATCGAAGCGGAATCGCTCGAACTTGCCCTCGGCAGCAAAATGGGCGCAGCCGAGCGCGCCCTGCTGAAACGCGAGGCTGGCAATTTCCTGACCATGGCGCGCCTGCAGGAATTGGGCATTATCGCCACCTATGATCCGGCGAGGCTCACACTCAACCTCGCGCTGGCGCCCGAAAAGCTTGTGGCTGACATCGTACAATCTGTGGACGATCGCAGGGACGCCAGCGCTGTGCGCGGCCTTGGTGATGATCCTAGGCTTACGCGTGACCTTCTAGGCTCCGTGCGTATCGAGCGAGGCAGCGGTGAGGGCAGTTTACCGTTCGGCCATCTCGCCGATTTCGCCGGGCGGTTGCAGCCGATCTTTGCACTTCGCCGCCAAATAGAGTCCAGGGACCGCACGGACACTTCGCAAGTCGAGACCGATGCCAGCACGGCCTCCACCACGCAAGCGAAGGCCGAGCCGAAGGTTCCGGAAGTCCCCGAGGTTACCGCGCCGGTCCCTGCTGTCCCACCTGCTCCTGCAGTTCCTGCAGCTGCGGCCACCTCTTCGTCATCCGGCATGGCGGGCGAGGCTGCACCTGTCGTCGCGACCCCCGACCAGCAAACTCCGCAGGCCAGTCGGATTACCATCTATCCCCTGCTCGAGGGCAACCGCCTTGGACTGGTTACGGCAGAACTTACCATTACCGAGCTGCGCGCAATAGAGGCCGGTTCGCTCGAACGTGCGCTCGGCGACCGGCTCGCCGCTGCGCCGCGTACAGCGCTGAAGCGCGAGACGGGCAGTTTTCTTCCCGTGGCACGGCTCAAGGAGCTAGGCATCAGCGCAACCTATGATCCGGCCAACCTCACGATCACGCTGGCGCTGGCACCAGAGGCGGTGGGACCGCAGACCTTCACCTTCACCGGCAATGTCGATCTCGGTGCTGCCGAGCGTGTACTTCCCGCAGACCTGGCCTTCGGCGTCACTGGCAATCTCATCGGTTCGCACGATTTCAGCGATCCGCAGAGCGACACCCGGCTGCTCTACAACTTCGCCGGCTTCCTCAATATCGGCGGACGCGAGCGCGGAGGCTATCTGCTGTTTGGCGGGCTCGTCGACTTTGCCGAGCGGGCCCCGCGCCGGTTCGTGCGCGACAGGCTGGTCGCTTTCAAAGACTTCGAAGGTCCCACGGTGCGCGTGGCTGCGGGCGACCTCGTCGCGGGTCTGCCGCTGATTGCAGGCGAGGCCGATGTAGCGGGGATTTCGATCGAACGACGCTATGATGCCTTGCAGCCGCTGCGCAACATCCGACCCACCGGTCGTCGCCAGTTCGTCCTCGAGCGCCCCGCGCGGATCGAGATCTACGCCAATGGCGCGCTGGTGCAGGCGCTCGAGGTCAATGCCGGACCGGTCGATCTGAACCGTATCCCGGCCCTTTCGCTGTCGACCAACATCGCCATCATCGTCGAGGATGCAACCGGGCGTCGCGAGATTGACAGCTTCACCCTTGCCAACGACATCGAATTGCTGGCCGCAGGGCTCAGCGAATTCAACGTTACTGCAGGGGTGATGCGCAAACCTTCAGCGAACGGTTTTGCATACTCCGCCACGCCATTGCTGACAGGGCAGTTTGCCCGAGGTTTCAGCGATGTCGTGACCGCAGGCGGGCATTTCGCGTTGATGGACCATTACCAGAATTTCGGGCTGACGTTTGCCAGCCTGGCTCCCGGTGGTGCGCTGTTTCTAGGGGGCAGCGCGAGCCATGACAGGACGACCAGCGATCTTGGCTATGCAGTCAGTCTTGCCTATCGCGGCGACCCCTTGCGCCTGTCCGATCTGGACAGCCAACTCAACTTTCGGCTTGATTGGCGCTCGGCCAGTTACCGGCGGCTCTCGCAGACTATCCTGCGCGATCCAGTCAAACTCGACATCGCGCTTGATTACCGGCTCAATCTGACAGAGCGGGTGGCGGTCTCGCTGGGCGGCAATTACCTTGAGAACCATACACAAGGCCCCGCCACCCGCGCAGTGTTCGGAGGGGTGCAGGTTGCCATGGGTCGTCTGCTGGCCTCGGCCACGGCCCGTTATGCCGATATCGGGGGACGCACCGACAAAGGCCTTCTGGCAACATTGACGATCCCGTTAGGACGCAATCATTTTTCGACCGCCAGCTATGACAGTGTAACCCGTCAGGCCCGGTTCGAGGCACGCCGCTTGCGAGATATCACCGTCCCCGAATTCGATTACGGTATAGTCGCTGAACATTCTCCGCTGTTCGATCGCCTGACCGGACAGGCGCGCTTTGCCAATTCGCGCTTCAATCTCGATGTCGAAATGGTCGGAACCCGCGGCGCTGCAGACGGCGGGACGCGCGATCAGAACGCAGTCAATTTCCGCCTCCAATCCGGTTTCGCCTTCGCTGACGGCCAGCTCGGGATCGGCCGCAACCCGGGCCGGGGCTTTGTCATGATCGATCGTCACGCCTCGCTTAAGGACGCCCGGGTCGAAGTCGAGACCAGCGGCGTCGGGCGGCGCGCGGGGCAGAGCAACGGACTTGGCCCGGCGGTGATCAGCCAGCTTTCCGGCTACCGGCCTGACAATATACGGGTCAGCGTTCTCGGCGCGCCGCCCGGCTATGATATCGGTCCAGGTGAGTACCTCAGCGATCCCGGGGCGCTGAGCGGAGTGAAGGTGACCGTTGGAAGCGATGCCTATCGCTCCGCCCTGGTTACCTTCGTGATGCCGGACGGCTCACCGGTGAAGCTGACAGACGGGTTGGTTCGCAACCTGGCGACCGGAGAGACGAGCGGAGTCTTCACAAATGCGTCAGGGCGTGCGGTACTCTCGAAGCTGGTCGAAGGGCAGTATCGGGTTGAACTGCGGGGCGGCGATCTGCTGTTCGAACTCACGGTTGACAAGTCCGCCCCAGCAATAATCCGGCTGGGCACACAGACGATGGAGGTGGCGCCATGA
- a CDS encoding DUF2493 domain-containing protein: protein MHTSFADQLAGLDLAGFSIGPAPVSTSDFPVRDAVVQTLEAVWSDLFAMVSGTALEADAEDLGWAFVNIFHRSATRKSTALDRATDEVRALVATADGSEVHTHDLETQVERAQCAEGAMLALEEMREIAAALYLNEFGSSWKPVSSSRFNHSAMLTSALVEGRDFLRARAEAKRRAAMPEGTPVVFAGGRTRHATEADALTFGNNVWATLDKVRNRVPDMVLIHGGDTKGVDRLASSWAERRGIPQVTFSLDMRLGARAGFKRNERMLSLDPRYVIAFPGNGVLERLVIEAKARRITVVDRRGPLGTSPKAQPG, encoded by the coding sequence ATGCATACGTCATTCGCCGATCAACTCGCCGGGCTCGATCTTGCCGGCTTTTCCATCGGTCCTGCGCCCGTATCTACCAGCGATTTCCCGGTCCGCGATGCGGTCGTCCAAACCCTCGAAGCGGTGTGGTCCGATCTTTTCGCCATGGTCTCCGGCACCGCGCTCGAAGCCGATGCCGAAGATCTCGGCTGGGCCTTCGTCAACATCTTCCACCGCTCTGCGACCCGCAAGTCCACCGCGCTCGACCGGGCGACCGACGAGGTCCGCGCGCTGGTTGCGACCGCAGATGGATCCGAAGTCCATACCCATGACCTCGAGACCCAGGTCGAGCGGGCACAATGCGCCGAGGGCGCAATGCTGGCGCTCGAAGAGATGCGTGAAATTGCCGCAGCCCTGTACCTCAACGAGTTCGGTTCCTCCTGGAAACCGGTCTCGAGCTCGCGCTTCAACCACAGCGCCATGCTGACGTCCGCGCTCGTCGAAGGTCGCGATTTCCTGCGTGCCCGAGCAGAGGCCAAGCGCCGTGCCGCCATGCCTGAAGGAACGCCTGTGGTGTTCGCTGGCGGCCGCACCCGCCATGCGACCGAAGCCGATGCACTGACCTTCGGCAACAATGTCTGGGCCACCCTCGACAAGGTCCGCAACCGCGTGCCGGACATGGTGCTCATCCACGGCGGCGACACCAAGGGCGTCGACCGTCTGGCATCGAGCTGGGCTGAACGTCGCGGGATCCCGCAGGTCACGTTCTCGCTTGATATGCGCCTCGGCGCCCGTGCCGGTTTCAAGCGCAATGAGCGGATGCTCTCCCTCGACCCGCGCTACGTCATCGCTTTTCCCGGCAATGGTGTCCTTGAACGTTTGGTGATCGAAGCCAAGGCGCGGCGGATCACTGTCGTCGATCGCCGCGGACCGCTCGGCACATCCCCGAAAGCTCAGCCCGGGTGA
- a CDS encoding DUF6437 family protein, protein MARSKPSALDALRKLREQRAKLDIEEARLRQEAATELGKLLIECGAERIEPAQLRQVVRAAMTLGIEETLKRIAPT, encoded by the coding sequence ATGGCCAGGTCCAAACCCTCGGCGCTCGACGCGTTGAGGAAACTGCGCGAACAGCGTGCGAAGCTCGACATCGAGGAAGCACGGCTTCGACAAGAGGCTGCAACCGAGCTCGGCAAGTTGCTGATCGAGTGCGGCGCCGAGAGAATCGAACCAGCGCAATTGCGGCAGGTCGTCCGCGCCGCAATGACGCTCGGCATCGAGGAAACGCTGAAGCGCATTGCTCCCACGTAA
- a CDS encoding helix-turn-helix domain-containing protein: MPFGNWLPSADDRQIANQLRQILAAHKAGEAHLQVSDPATKTSVDITLTPAISDLFLELLRYIGSGDAVTLLPIQQMLTTQQAADLLNFSRPFLIKLIEKGDIPHAMVGRHRRLKAEDVFAYKSARDIARAEALDELIADSADLY; the protein is encoded by the coding sequence TTGCCGTTCGGCAACTGGCTGCCATCTGCCGATGATCGGCAGATCGCCAACCAGCTTCGCCAGATTCTGGCGGCGCACAAGGCTGGCGAAGCGCATCTGCAGGTGTCCGATCCTGCGACCAAGACATCAGTCGATATCACCCTGACGCCGGCTATTTCGGACCTGTTTCTTGAACTGCTGCGCTACATCGGCAGCGGCGACGCCGTCACCCTGCTGCCGATCCAGCAGATGCTCACGACGCAGCAGGCGGCAGATCTGCTCAATTTCTCGCGCCCATTTCTCATCAAGCTGATCGAGAAGGGCGATATTCCTCACGCGATGGTGGGACGACATCGTCGGCTCAAGGCCGAGGACGTGTTTGCCTACAAGTCCGCGCGGGACATAGCCCGGGCAGAAGCGCTGGATGAGCTCATCGCAGATAGCGCAGACCTTTATTGA
- a CDS encoding single-stranded DNA-binding protein, producing MTNLVILVGRIARDPETRTTQGGTSITSVSVVTDRPARKEGKTYKDENGYTAKDSEFHRITCFNGLGENVAKYCTKGQMVSVEGRIHYTQWEDESGTKRYGCEIIADKVDFLTKGRSGNNEDAPDIDED from the coding sequence ATGACCAATCTCGTTATCCTCGTTGGCCGCATCGCTCGCGACCCCGAAACCCGCACCACCCAGGGTGGAACCAGCATCACCTCGGTCTCGGTCGTGACCGACCGTCCCGCCCGCAAGGAAGGCAAGACCTACAAGGACGAGAACGGCTACACCGCCAAGGACAGCGAATTCCACCGCATCACCTGCTTCAACGGTCTCGGCGAGAACGTCGCCAAGTACTGCACCAAGGGCCAGATGGTCTCGGTCGAAGGGCGCATCCACTACACCCAGTGGGAAGACGAAAGCGGCACCAAGCGCTACGGCTGCGAGATCATCGCCGACAAGGTCGACTTCCTCACCAAGGGCCGCTCGGGCAACAACGAAGACGCGCCCGACATCGACGAGGACTGA
- a CDS encoding spore coat protein U domain-containing protein, translated as MKKIALLAASIAAFAAVPASAQSLTYNLNAQVAPSCGVYNSSGSTIPVEFGELATVPASSTVDVAAGEATYRCNSVNGFTRTITSQNNGYLTLDGNATNDNARRIRFNMAHTGNSGLAFSAQQLTAPVAASFGGSTAFLAGETGNVSFQAFGVQGDVGGNGSPGTTVYAGNYRDTVTITVTAL; from the coding sequence ATGAAAAAGATTGCACTTCTCGCTGCCAGCATTGCCGCCTTTGCCGCTGTCCCGGCCTCTGCGCAGAGCCTTACCTACAATCTTAATGCGCAGGTCGCCCCGTCCTGTGGCGTTTACAATTCGAGCGGCTCGACCATCCCCGTCGAATTCGGCGAGCTCGCCACTGTCCCGGCCAGCAGCACCGTCGATGTGGCCGCTGGCGAGGCGACCTATCGCTGCAACAGCGTGAACGGCTTCACCCGCACGATCACCTCGCAGAACAACGGCTATCTAACCCTCGATGGCAATGCCACCAACGACAACGCGCGCCGCATCCGCTTCAACATGGCGCATACCGGCAACTCAGGCTTGGCGTTCTCGGCGCAGCAATTGACTGCACCCGTGGCGGCCAGCTTCGGCGGCAGCACCGCGTTTCTTGCAGGTGAAACCGGCAATGTCAGCTTTCAGGCCTTCGGTGTGCAGGGCGACGTGGGCGGCAATGGCTCGCCGGGCACCACGGTCTATGCAGGCAACTACCGTGACACCGTGACCATCACTGTGACCGCGCTCTGA
- a CDS encoding ParB/RepB/Spo0J family partition protein, whose translation MIKSIPLNKLACSPRNVRRHSDPAADAELKASIAARGLLQNLIVRPATKGKFEVEAGERRRRAMLALADEKLLARDHEVTCLVLEDSVEAAVETSLAENFHRLAMNPADEAQAFAALVTGGATVEDVARRFGMTVRFVEGRLRLATLAPVVFEALASGQITLDIAKAFGATSDREIQTRVFEQVSSGYYAPNPDSVRRMVLSGTVRGSDPRARLVGRDAYIAAGGRIERELFDDNDSESWVDVALLESLAAATMEEQAKALAAEQGLAWVKPTLDPFASHDLVEGLVRLPAEPAPLTEAELARLDALDASYDEHAAILEDEDSAEDAVAAAEAAIEAIERECQDIRARPPVIAPELKAEAGMILVLSRDGTPVLQPVFYGERQMEAVDTDGGIEVIPGEEGSDKRRATLSRRLVDELAMQRRDVLALHVASDPGVALDIMVFTLADAETHDWRSRAATTLRAPVPAGPIAGFEAKDAPASSALAELRSGLDESWRGGADATSRFDLYRALPDDARAAWLGYVVARSLEASLNMAGERQLPFQDHLGSLIGIDMAQWWRPTAANYFDRVQKQVILDALTDVGGLELSSRFISVKKGDLAMSAERIFAGTYITEVEVREKALAWVPEVMRFAAAAPDADEPGIDATATDPAVDTNDPSPRELAA comes from the coding sequence ATGATCAAGTCGATCCCGCTCAACAAGCTTGCTTGCTCACCCCGCAATGTCCGCCGTCACAGCGATCCGGCAGCGGATGCTGAGCTCAAGGCCAGCATCGCAGCCCGCGGCCTGTTGCAGAACCTCATCGTCCGACCTGCCACGAAGGGCAAGTTCGAGGTCGAGGCCGGCGAGCGCCGCCGCCGCGCGATGCTCGCGCTCGCCGACGAAAAGTTGCTTGCCCGCGACCATGAGGTCACGTGCCTCGTTCTCGAGGACAGCGTGGAAGCCGCGGTCGAGACCAGCCTCGCGGAGAACTTCCATCGCCTCGCCATGAACCCTGCCGACGAAGCCCAGGCCTTTGCCGCGCTCGTGACGGGTGGTGCGACGGTCGAAGATGTTGCGCGCCGCTTCGGTATGACTGTCCGCTTCGTCGAAGGCCGCCTGCGTCTCGCGACGCTCGCGCCGGTTGTGTTCGAGGCGCTTGCCTCCGGCCAGATCACGCTCGACATCGCCAAGGCCTTCGGTGCGACCTCGGACCGCGAGATCCAGACCCGCGTCTTCGAGCAGGTGTCCTCCGGCTACTATGCGCCCAATCCCGACAGCGTCCGGCGCATGGTTCTCTCCGGAACAGTCCGGGGCAGTGATCCGCGCGCACGGCTCGTTGGCCGCGACGCTTACATTGCCGCTGGCGGCCGGATCGAACGTGAATTGTTCGATGACAACGACAGCGAGTCCTGGGTCGATGTCGCGCTGCTCGAAAGCTTGGCTGCCGCGACAATGGAAGAGCAGGCGAAGGCGCTCGCTGCCGAACAGGGTCTCGCATGGGTCAAGCCCACGCTCGATCCCTTTGCCAGCCACGATCTGGTCGAAGGGCTGGTCCGGCTTCCCGCCGAACCGGCGCCGCTCACCGAAGCGGAACTGGCAAGGCTTGATGCGCTCGATGCGTCCTATGACGAGCATGCGGCGATCCTCGAAGACGAAGACAGCGCCGAGGACGCCGTGGCAGCGGCAGAAGCTGCGATCGAGGCGATCGAACGCGAATGTCAGGACATTCGTGCGCGCCCACCCGTTATCGCGCCGGAATTGAAGGCCGAGGCAGGCATGATCCTGGTTCTCTCCCGCGATGGCACGCCGGTTCTCCAGCCTGTCTTCTATGGCGAGCGGCAGATGGAAGCCGTCGACACCGACGGCGGCATCGAAGTCATTCCGGGCGAGGAAGGTTCGGACAAGCGCCGGGCGACGTTGTCGCGGCGGCTTGTCGACGAACTCGCCATGCAGCGCCGCGATGTCCTTGCCTTGCATGTCGCATCCGACCCGGGGGTGGCGCTTGATATCATGGTCTTCACGCTCGCCGATGCCGAGACCCACGACTGGCGGTCGCGGGCAGCGACCACGCTCCGCGCGCCTGTCCCGGCAGGCCCGATCGCGGGCTTCGAAGCCAAGGATGCACCAGCGAGCAGCGCGCTCGCCGAGCTTCGGTCTGGTCTTGACGAAAGCTGGCGTGGCGGTGCCGATGCGACCTCCCGCTTCGACCTGTACCGTGCACTGCCGGATGATGCCCGCGCCGCATGGCTCGGCTATGTCGTGGCCCGGTCGCTCGAGGCGAGCCTCAATATGGCGGGCGAGCGTCAGCTGCCCTTCCAGGATCACCTTGGCAGCCTGATCGGCATCGACATGGCACAGTGGTGGCGTCCGACGGCGGCCAATTACTTCGACCGGGTGCAAAAGCAGGTGATCCTCGACGCCCTGACCGACGTCGGCGGCCTCGAGCTCTCCTCGCGCTTTATCTCGGTCAAGAAGGGCGACCTCGCGATGAGTGCCGAGCGCATCTTTGCCGGCACCTACATTACCGAAGTCGAGGTCCGCGAGAAGGCGCTGGCCTGGGTGCCCGAGGTCATGCGCTTCGCTGCCGCTGCGCCGGATGCTGACGAACCCGGGATCGACGCCACTGCAACTGACCCCGCTGTCGATACCAACGATCCGTCCCCCCGCGAGCTGGCCGCCTGA
- a CDS encoding fimbrial biogenesis chaperone: MDFAMDGAIKRPRIVNHSIGWARWVSIVLAIVTASALTFAARAYEVTPMRVFLQPDRGQNSATITISNIREESLPVEIQVFRRVVAADGEQIFEPAEEEFITFPPQVQIAAGQSQAIRIQYVGTLGEMAEAFVVQVTEVPVNRLEGTGIQFTYNFGVAVYVQPPRARARLAVSEATTADGTLRFKVANSGNDYGFLTGQALQYTVGTARVTLTPDDLASLVSNPIVPPGATREFAFPLASAPEAGPAATGEPVEVRLLRGES; this comes from the coding sequence ATGGATTTCGCAATGGACGGGGCCATAAAAAGGCCTCGCATAGTCAATCATTCGATTGGATGGGCGCGATGGGTTTCGATCGTGCTGGCTATCGTAACCGCATCCGCGCTGACCTTCGCAGCGCGCGCCTATGAGGTTACACCGATGCGGGTGTTTCTGCAGCCTGATCGGGGTCAGAACAGCGCTACGATAACCATCAGTAACATCCGCGAGGAATCGCTTCCGGTCGAAATCCAGGTGTTTCGGCGGGTGGTCGCCGCTGATGGCGAGCAGATATTCGAGCCAGCCGAGGAAGAGTTCATCACCTTCCCGCCGCAGGTACAGATTGCCGCAGGCCAGTCTCAGGCGATCCGCATCCAGTATGTCGGCACCCTGGGTGAGATGGCCGAAGCGTTCGTTGTTCAGGTTACCGAAGTTCCGGTAAACAGGCTCGAAGGCACCGGCATTCAGTTCACCTATAACTTTGGCGTCGCGGTCTATGTCCAACCACCGCGTGCACGGGCGCGCCTGGCGGTCAGCGAGGCGACGACGGCTGACGGCACGTTGCGTTTCAAGGTTGCCAACAGCGGCAATGACTACGGGTTTCTGACCGGTCAGGCGCTTCAATACACGGTTGGTACCGCGCGCGTCACGCTGACCCCGGACGATTTGGCAAGCCTGGTGAGCAATCCGATCGTCCCGCCCGGAGCCACCCGCGAATTCGCCTTTCCGCTGGCCTCAGCACCTGAAGCCGGGCCGGCAGCAACCGGCGAGCCGGTCGAAGTCCGGCTGCTGCGCGGTGAAAGCTGA